The Chitinophagales bacterium genome contains the following window.
TCAAAGAATAGACATTTAATATCTGCTGCAAATGAAAATCCCCATCCAGAAACATATTTCAGGATGGGGATTTTACTTGGTTGTAGTTGGAAAGAAAACTATTGACGGCCGGGATATACTTTCAGCGCTGCTTCCAGGCAATCCATCGCCCCGTGAATCGATTCAATATTCAATACATAAGCCAGTCTTACTTCTTGTCTGCCTAAGCCTGCAGTGCCGTAAAAGCCGGTAGCAGGTGCCAGCATGACTGTTTGGCCATTGTGTTCAAAAGACTCTAATAGCCATTGACAAAATTTGTCGCTATCATCAATCGGCAGTTTGGCCATGGCATAAAAAGCGCCGCCAGGGTTGGGGCAGAAAACACCATCCATTGCGTTTAGGCGACCAACAATCGCATCTCTTCTTGCCTGGTATTCGGCTTTGGTGGTATCAAAATAATCATCCGGTAAATCACAGGCAGCTTCGCCTGCTACTTGCTCCAGATAAGGTGCGCACAAACGCATTTGCGCCAACTTCATTGCTGCATCAATCAATGCCTGGTTTTTGGTAACGAAAGCGCCAATCCTTGCGCCACAGGCACTGTAGCGTTTGCTGATGGTATCCATCAATACGATATGTTCATCCACACCTTCCAGATGCATGGCACTGAATTGCTTTTCACCATAGGTGAATTCGCGATAAGCTTCATCCGCAAACAGGTACAAATGGTGTTTCAGGATGATCGCTTTCAGCTTTTGCATTTCTGCTTCGCTATAATTATAACCGGTTGGGTTGTTGGGATTACAGATCACAATGGCTTTGGTCTTGCTGGTAATCTTTTCCTCAAAAGCTTCAATAGGTGGTAAGGCAAAACCATCTGCGATGTTCGAAGTGATGGGCACCACTTTCACACCTGCGGCAATTGCGAAGCCATTGTAATTAGCATAAAAGGGTTCAGGGATAATCACTTCATCACCCGGATCCAGACAAGCCATAAAGCCAAACAAAATGGCTTCACTGCCTCCTGTAGTGATGATGATCTGGTTGTGGTTTACATGAATGCCATTCTTGGCATAATACTCCACCAGTTTTCTGCGATAGCTTTCCAGACCGGCTGAATGGGTGTATTCCAGAATAGTGAAATCGGCGTTGTGTATGGCGTCACGAACCGGCTTGGGTGTTTCAATATCCGGCTGACCAATATTCAGGTGATAGACTTTGGTGCCTCTTTTCTTGGCAGCTTCTGCATAGGGCACCAGTTTACGGATAGGTGAAGCAGGCATATTCAGCCCGCGCTGACTAATGGTTAACATGGCGCAAAGATAAGCGGACTCCTATGGCAGCAAATAAAAATCCTCCACCGACTGACAGTGGAGGATGAATTCTATTTTTGAATCTTATTTCACTTTTCCTTTTGCTGGGGCAGGAGCAGTTACTTCACCATCAATGGTTAAGATTACGGGTGCATTGAACTTCACAAATTTTACGGTAACGTTTTTCTTGAAAGTACCCATAGTAGCAGCGTTGAAAGTCACTTTAATCTTACCGCTTTGTCCCTTAGCTATGGGTTGCTTGGGATAATCTGGCGTGGTACAACCACATTCTGCAGTTGCAAACTCAATTACTACAGGCTGATTAGAGGTGTTCTGAAAAACAAACTCCTTGGTAACAGGCTTGTTTTGCTTGATTTTTCCAAAACTATGCGTCTCGCTGGCAAATTTTACTGGAGGTTTTTGCGCAAAAGCGGTAATAGTAAACAAAGAGGCAATAAATAAAACAACAAACTGTTTCATGTTTGATTAGGGTTTTCCGGATGATTTAGCTGGTTCTTGAAAAGCTTCTCCAAAGAATTTCACTTGACGGCTCATGCCATCTTTGAAATACAAGGTGGCAAATTTGGTAAACGGTCCCATATTGCCTCCATTAAAGCCTAAGGTAATTTTGTATACTTCACCTGGAAGAATCTTATGCCCGGCTTCATATTTTGGTGTAGTGCAACCGCAGCCACCTTCGACTTTTTCCAATACAACTGTTTCTGCGCTGATGTTTTTGATCTCTACTTCATATTCAAGCGGCTTACCAAATGGAATCTTGCCCATATTGTATTCAGCATTCTTGAATTCCAACACCTTGGTAATGTCCTTTGCTGGCTGGTTTTGTGCCATAGCCATGATGCCGGTAAACAAAGCGGCCATCAATACGAAGATCTTTTTCATGCTTCTAGTTTTCAGGGCTAAAGATAGAAAAACCCGCTGCATCAGACAGAGATTTTACGGTTTTTTGACAGGGCTTTAACCTGAATGGATGGTGAAAAAGATTTTGGGGTAAAAATGGGTGTACTGCGCCTATTTTCAGTACTTCGCAACAAATTCCCGGAGGGGTTCACCCTTAACCAATAAGTTTGAGCTGTATGGAAACAAGTTTACAAAATGCCGCTGCCAACGATATGATGTCTTTCGAAGGCTTCCGCAATGAAGTGCTGCATGATTTTCGTATCGCAGTCACCAGCCGTGAAGCCAGTTTGTTGGGTAGAAGAGAAGTGCTCACCGGTAAAGCTAAGTTTGGCATCTTCGGTGATGGTAAGGAAGTGGCGCAGTTAGCAATGGCCAAATTCTTCCGTGCAGGCGATTTTCGCTCCGGCTATTATCGCGATCAAACCTTCATGTTTGCAGCAGGATTGGCTAGCGTTGAACAATTCTTCGCACAGCTATATGCAGATCCTGATTTGCGTAACGATCCATTCAGCGCAGGCCGACAAATGAATGCCCACTTCGCAACCAGAATGGTGGATGATAATGGCAATTGGCTGGATTTGGCGAATCGTAAAAACGTATCATCTGATATCGCACCAACAGCCGGACAAATGCCGCGTGCATTGGGGCTTGCTTTTGCTTCTAAATGTTTCCGTAATACACATCAGTTGCATCGTTTTGATCAGCTGAGTCATAATGGTAATGAAATCTGTTTCTGTACCATCGGTGATGCCAGCACCAGCGAAGGTCATTTCTGGGAAACCATCAATGCTGCGGGTGTGTTGCAAGTGCCATTGGCTGTATTTGTGTGGGATGATGGCTATGGTATTTCTGTACCTAAAGAATATCAAACTACTAAAGGTTCTATTTCTGCAGCGTTGAAAGGCATGCAGAAAGCTGAGGGTACGAATGGATTGGATATCTATCGCTTGAAAGCCTGGGATTATGCTGGTATGTGTGAGGTATTAGAGCAGGCATTGCAACGTGTACGTGATACCCATGTACCTGCAGTTTTTCATGTTGAAGAAGTGACACAACCGCAAGGACATTCTACCAGTGGTAGTCATGAACGCTATAAGAGTCGGGAAAGACTGGAGTGGGAGCGTGAGTGGGATTGTATCCGCAAATTCCAGGAATGGATTGTGAGCAATCAAATCGCAACAGAAGAGGAGTTGACGCAAATTTGGAATGAGGCGAAAGAGCATGTGAAGGACAGCCGCAAACTGGCTTGGGAAAAATATCAGGCACCGATTAAAGTTCAGTTGGAGCATGCTGCAACATTGATCAGCAGTATCATGGTGAATGATATGGATGCGTACACACGTATTCAGAAGATCGCAGCTGATATGCGCGCCATGAAAGAGCCATTACGCAGAGATGTAATGCACCATATTGCTCTCGCATTGGAAGCAGCCGGTAACTCGCCCACCAAGTTTGAGTTGGAACAATACTATCAGCAATTAATGACGGAAAGTGCACAATTATTCAGTTCACACTTATACAATGAAGGTCCGAAAGCGGCATTGCGTGTACCTGAAGTAAAGCCTTTGATTTCTTTTGATGCACCTACTGTGAATGGGTATGAAGTGCTGAACAAATATTTTGATAGTTTATTCGCATCTAATCCACGTGTGTTTGCATTTGGTGAGGATGTAGGCTATATCGGTGATGTGAATCAGGGCTTTGCCGGTTTACAAGAAAAGCATGGTGCCAATCGTATTTTCGATACAGGTATCCGCGAAGCAACCATCATGGGGCAGGCCATTGGCATGGCTTTGCGCGGGTTAAGACCAATCGCTGAAATTCAATATCTCGATTATTTGTTGTACGGCTTGCAGCCTTTGAGTGATGATGTGGCTACAGTACACTATCGTACCAAAGGTCAGCATAGCTGTCCGGTAATCATTCGTACACGCGGCCACCGTTTAGAAGGTATTTGGCATAGTGGCTCGCCTATGGGTATGATTATTAATGCACTGCGTGGTATGTATGTGTGCGTGCCCAGAAACATGGTGCAGGCAGTAGGTATGTATAATACTTTGCTCGCTTCGAATGATCCTGCATTGGTGATTGAGTGTTTGAATGGCTACAGACTAAAAGAGAAAATGCCGGCCAATTTGTTGGAATATACCGTACCACTTGGTGTGCCTGAAGTGCTGAAAGAAGGCACTGATCTAACGATTGTTTCTTATGGTTCTACATTACGCATCATTCAAGAAGCGATTGAGCGTTTGGAAGCAGAAGGTATTAGCTGTGAATTGATTGATGTGCAAACATTATTGCCATTCGATCGTCCGCAAAACATTCTGGCTTCATTGAAAAAGACCAATAAGATTTTGTTTGTGGATGAAGATGTGAACGGCGGTGCTGCAGCATACATGTACAATCAGGTGATTGAACAACAAGGCGGTTATAAGTGGTTGGATGTAGCGCCAAGAACATTAACAGCGAAAGATCATCGTCCTGCATATGGCAGCGATGGTGATTATTTCAGCAAGCCGAATGTAGAAGATGTGATTCGTATTGCCAGAGCAATGGCCAACGAGTAATTGATTGATTATTTATAAAATAAAGCCTGCAGGTCCGGAGTCGGTAACCAGCAGGCTTCTTTTTTACCGAACCATTTGTATCTGTTACGCGCAATGAAATCATAGACAGCATTGCGGATGAATGCTGGAATAATGATGAATACATAAAACAAAGGCCAAACACCGGATAATTGTCGAGCAATATGGAGTGCGGCGGTTGAGCGCTGATAAATTTTTCCATGCTCCAGCAGCACCAATGAATCGAATGTTTCCGTATTGAGTTGGTGTGCTTGTAGCACCTGCTGACCGAATGCGCTTTGCAAAGAAGCAAATCGAAATTTCCTTTTTGGATCTCTTTTGATGATGAATTGTACGCTGCCGGTGCAGAGATTGCATACGCCATCAAACAAGAGTACGGGGCCGTTATGTGTGTCTGGTGTTTGCATAAAAAAGTCCCGCAAGAGCGGGACTGATATCGGTTAACCCATGTTATGGAATACCTTACTTACATCATCATCCTGCTCCAAGCGTTCAATCAATTTACTGATTTCTTCGGCTTGTTCATCAGTTACCGGAACCGTAACGGAAGGAATCCATTCCAGTTCAGCACTGATCGTTGCAATATTCTTGTCTTCCAGTGCTTTTTGCAGGTTACCGAAATCGGTAAAGCCGCAACGTAATACAATAATGGCTTCGCCATTTTCGCCGGTGCCTTCACCCATTTCCTCCAAGCCAAAATCAATCAGTTCTAATTCCAGTTCTTCGATATTGACGTTCTCAGGCTTCAGCTTGAAAACACCCATCTTCTTGAACTGAAAGCTTACGCTTCCGCTGGTGCCCATACTGCCACCACCTTTGTTGAAATGGCTGCGCACGTTGGCAACAGTTCTGGTATTGTTATCGGTAGCGGCTTCCACCAGAATGGCAACGCCATGGGGCGCATATCCTTCGTACAAGATTTCTTCGTAATTGCTGGTATCCTTACCCAATGCGCGCTTAATAGCTGCTTCTACACGGTCTTTTGGCATGCCCACACTTCTGGCGTTCTGCATACAACGGCGCAGCGCCGGGTTGGTGGTATGGTCTGGTCCGCCTGCTTTAACGGCAATCACGATTTCCTTACCAATTCGTGTGAACTGCTTGGCCATGCGATCCCAGCGGGCAAACATGGTGGCTTTACGTACTTCAAAAATCCTACCCATAATCCTGTTTTTGTTGGGGTGGCAAAATTAGGTTTTGTACACCACAAGAAAAAACCCCGTATGAACGGGGCTTTTTACTTATTCAAAGTCAGATGCTTTTGGAATAATATCCGATGGATTTCGGAGCTTACTGTTGTGCTTGCTATAAAGGAAGTAAACAACCAGACCTACTGCCATCCAGATAAAGGCTACGGTCAGGGTTTGCTTGTCCAGACCAGCAATCATCGCTGTACAGATCAATGCACCTAAAGTGCCCACTACAGGAGCAGCCGGTGTTTTGAAAGGACGCTCGATATTGGGCGCTTTCACACGCAGAATCCATACGCCAATACTTACCAGCACGAAGGCGAAGAGGGTGCCGAAGCTGGTCAGATCACCTGCTACGTGGCCAGGTACAAAAGCTGCAAATGCACCTACGAAGAAAAAGAGAATCCAGTTAGCCTTGTAAGGTGTTTTGAATTTAGGATGCAGTTCGCCGAATGCTTTTGGAATCAATCCATCATTACTCATGGTATAGAAGATACGGCTCTGGCCCATCAACATCACCAAGATAACTGATGAGAAACCAGCCAGGATAGCGATGGTTACCG
Protein-coding sequences here:
- a CDS encoding thiol-disulfide oxidoreductase DCC family protein; translation: MQTPDTHNGPVLLFDGVCNLCTGSVQFIIKRDPKRKFRFASLQSAFGQQVLQAHQLNTETFDSLVLLEHGKIYQRSTAALHIARQLSGVWPLFYVFIIIPAFIRNAVYDFIARNRYKWFGKKEACWLPTPDLQALFYK
- a CDS encoding YebC/PmpR family DNA-binding transcriptional regulator, encoding MGRIFEVRKATMFARWDRMAKQFTRIGKEIVIAVKAGGPDHTTNPALRRCMQNARSVGMPKDRVEAAIKRALGKDTSNYEEILYEGYAPHGVAILVEAATDNNTRTVANVRSHFNKGGGSMGTSGSVSFQFKKMGVFKLKPENVNIEELELELIDFGLEEMGEGTGENGEAIIVLRCGFTDFGNLQKALEDKNIATISAELEWIPSVTVPVTDEQAEEISKLIERLEQDDDVSKVFHNMG
- a CDS encoding DUF1573 domain-containing protein, whose translation is MKQFVVLFIASLFTITAFAQKPPVKFASETHSFGKIKQNKPVTKEFVFQNTSNQPVVIEFATAECGCTTPDYPKQPIAKGQSGKIKVTFNAATMGTFKKNVTVKFVKFNAPVILTIDGEVTAPAPAKGKVK
- a CDS encoding transketolase is translated as METSLQNAAANDMMSFEGFRNEVLHDFRIAVTSREASLLGRREVLTGKAKFGIFGDGKEVAQLAMAKFFRAGDFRSGYYRDQTFMFAAGLASVEQFFAQLYADPDLRNDPFSAGRQMNAHFATRMVDDNGNWLDLANRKNVSSDIAPTAGQMPRALGLAFASKCFRNTHQLHRFDQLSHNGNEICFCTIGDASTSEGHFWETINAAGVLQVPLAVFVWDDGYGISVPKEYQTTKGSISAALKGMQKAEGTNGLDIYRLKAWDYAGMCEVLEQALQRVRDTHVPAVFHVEEVTQPQGHSTSGSHERYKSRERLEWEREWDCIRKFQEWIVSNQIATEEELTQIWNEAKEHVKDSRKLAWEKYQAPIKVQLEHAATLISSIMVNDMDAYTRIQKIAADMRAMKEPLRRDVMHHIALALEAAGNSPTKFELEQYYQQLMTESAQLFSSHLYNEGPKAALRVPEVKPLISFDAPTVNGYEVLNKYFDSLFASNPRVFAFGEDVGYIGDVNQGFAGLQEKHGANRIFDTGIREATIMGQAIGMALRGLRPIAEIQYLDYLLYGLQPLSDDVATVHYRTKGQHSCPVIIRTRGHRLEGIWHSGSPMGMIINALRGMYVCVPRNMVQAVGMYNTLLASNDPALVIECLNGYRLKEKMPANLLEYTVPLGVPEVLKEGTDLTIVSYGSTLRIIQEAIERLEAEGISCELIDVQTLLPFDRPQNILASLKKTNKILFVDEDVNGGAAAYMYNQVIEQQGGYKWLDVAPRTLTAKDHRPAYGSDGDYFSKPNVEDVIRIARAMANE
- a CDS encoding pyridoxal phosphate-dependent aminotransferase, with amino-acid sequence MLTISQRGLNMPASPIRKLVPYAEAAKKRGTKVYHLNIGQPDIETPKPVRDAIHNADFTILEYTHSAGLESYRRKLVEYYAKNGIHVNHNQIIITTGGSEAILFGFMACLDPGDEVIIPEPFYANYNGFAIAAGVKVVPITSNIADGFALPPIEAFEEKITSKTKAIVICNPNNPTGYNYSEAEMQKLKAIILKHHLYLFADEAYREFTYGEKQFSAMHLEGVDEHIVLMDTISKRYSACGARIGAFVTKNQALIDAAMKLAQMRLCAPYLEQVAGEAACDLPDDYFDTTKAEYQARRDAIVGRLNAMDGVFCPNPGGAFYAMAKLPIDDSDKFCQWLLESFEHNGQTVMLAPATGFYGTAGLGRQEVRLAYVLNIESIHGAMDCLEAALKVYPGRQ
- a CDS encoding DUF1573 domain-containing protein, whose product is MKKIFVLMAALFTGIMAMAQNQPAKDITKVLEFKNAEYNMGKIPFGKPLEYEVEIKNISAETVVLEKVEGGCGCTTPKYEAGHKILPGEVYKITLGFNGGNMGPFTKFATLYFKDGMSRQVKFFGEAFQEPAKSSGKP